The Spirosoma sp. SC4-14 DNA window GCTTGCCCGATTTGAGGTACTCTTCGATGTAGTTTAACTGCTCTTGCGGTAGCTGACGCCAACGCAGAAAGAAAACAGCCAGATCGGCCTCACGGAGTACTTCCAGGCCGGGAATGTCTTTTTCGCCGTTGTAGTCGGGAACTGACTTCAGCACTTTGGTTCGCATGCCATAGTTTTTCTCAAGCTCGGCAGCAATGAAAGGCAATGTTAATTCGCCACTGTATTCGTGGTCGCCGGTAACAAACACAACATAGGGTTTGGCGGCTGTTGGGGAGGTTGCAAAGGTTTTATTTTTTGTCAGGCTCAACAAACCTGCCAGCCCAAGCAGACCAGCGGTTTGTTGCAGAAAGAGTCTGCGTTGAGTGTTCATAGAGATAATTTTCTTGTACGGATGAGTTCGCTTATCAGTTAAGAGAATATGATCGGGAATTTACTTAGCTAATTTAGTTTGGCTCAGGAAATAATCTGTTCCTGGGTCGCTATTCCTGTATAGGTTGTTTGCGGGGTAGCAGAATGTCGAAAGCCGTTCCCTGTCCCAGCCTCGATTCTGCTTTTATGTGTCCATGATGACCTTCAACAATTTTTTTGCAGATAGCCAGCCCAATTCCCGTTCCTGGATATATTCGACCATGCAGCCGTTGAAACAGTCCGAAGATTTTTTCTTCGTAGGTTTTGTCGAAGCCGATTCCATTGTCTTCAACTCTTATTTTAACAAGATCTGTTGATTCTAAATGCGCCAAGTGCCGGTCTTGTGCGGTTAGTGGCATTGCCTTAATGGTAACCGTTGGCTGGTTGCTCTGATTGAACTTAAGTGCATTGCTGATCAGGTTCTGAAAGAGCTGGTGCATCTGGCCAGGAATAGCCTCGAGGAGCGGGAGCGGTTCGCGGAAAATACGGGCGTTTTTCTCAGTAATGGTAATCTCAAGATCTTCAACGATTCGATTCAGCAGGGCATTTAAATCAGTTTGTTCGAATGGGAGGTCATATTGCGAAATTTTGGAGAGTGTCAGTACATTATCGATGAGCGCCTGCATTCGGCTGGCAGCGCTCGTGATCCGGCCGAAGTACGATAGTTCGTCGGTACTAAGCTTGTCCTCAATTTGCGTTTGAAGAATATTACTAAAAGCCTGAATTTTACGCAGGGGTTCTTTCAGATCATGCGAAGCAACCGATGCAAATTGCATCAGATCGAAATTAGACCGTTCGAGTGCTGAGTTGCTGCGACTGAGTGCCTGTGTTCGTTCCTGAACCCGAATTTCGAGCTCGTCGGCTAGTTTTCGGTAGCGTTGCTCGCTTTCTTCTATTTTTAGCCGACTAAGTACCTGCTCCGTAACATCAGTGGCCAGTACCAGCACGCCCGTAATGTTCCCATTGGCTTCGCGCCGGGGCTGATAAACAAAGTTCAAATAAACCGTATACGATTCGCTATTCCGAATTAATTGAACCGGAGCTTCATTGGCATGATAAGGAACTCCCGTTGTTGTGACCTGCGCAAGCAACTGATCGAAGCCCTGGCCTGCCAGCTCAGGTAATGCTTTAAGCAGTGATTGGCCGTGCAATTGCTGAGGAGATCGGTCAACCAATTCGGCATAATGTGGATTGGCCAGTTCAAAAACAAAATCGGGACCCAGCCCTAAAATAGCCATCACTACCGGAGCCTGCTCAAATAGGCTCCTTAGCTGTTCGGAAGCGCGGTTGCGCTCTTGAGAGAGGCTGAGTTGTGCGCGCACACGGGCCAGCAGCTCATTGGCCGAAAAAGGTTTAATCAGATAATCGTCGGCTCCTGCCGTATAGCCATCTATTTTAGCTTCTTCGCCAGCTCGTGCCGATAGAAGCATTACCGGAATACGGGCCGTTACTGGATCGGCTTTTAGGGTTCTTAATAACTGTTCGCCGTCCATGATGGGCATCATAATATCGCTCAATACCAGGTCTGGCGGTTCCGATTGGATCAACTCCAGGGCCGATCGGCCTTCGGGTGCAGTTTTAATTTGGTAGAGGGGTTCCAGAAGCCGCTGGATGTACATTCGCATGTCGACATTATCATCAACGACCAGAATCTTTTGGCATTTGCTGACATCTTTAGATGGGGCAACTAGCTCGGGTGAGCTAGTTGCCGACGGGCTGCCTTGTGCTAACGGCTGTTGGGGTAGATCGTCGGAAAGAAGTTGATGGGCTTCGGTCAAATAGGCTTTCAACTGAGAGTTGCGAACCGATACTTGCTGACTGGGGGGTGGCGTAGAGGGTAAAGCCGACACGTTGCTTATCGGAAGATGAACCGTAAAGGTTGTGCCCACACCAGGCTGGCTCTCGGCGGTTATGGTGCCGCCATGCATCAGGACCAGTTCTTTAACCAATGATAAACCAATACCGGTGCCTTCGTATGTACGGCCACGGGTGGTCGCTACCCGATGGAATCGTTCAAACAGGCGTGGCATTTCCTCAGATGGTATGCCAACACCGGTATCTTTGATTTGTAGGATCACTTCGTTCGCCAGTGATTTCAACAGAACAGTTATCGAACCTGCCAACGTATACTTGAAGGCGTTCGAGAGTAGGTTAAGAATAATCTTTTCCCACATCTCGCGATCGACATATACGCTACCGATGGCTACCGGACTGCACTGAATATATAGGCTCATGCCTGCACTTTCGACCAGCGAGCGAAAGCTGCTGGCCAGTTCTTCGGTTAATAAGGCCAGGTCCAGGGCTTCAAAATGAGCCTGCATCCGGCCGGCTTCAATGCGGGAAAAGTCGAGTAGGGTATTGACCAGCTTTTGTAGTCGAACGGCATTGCGGTAAGCCGTTTCGATGTTGCCGTGAAGAGAGGTTGACAGGGCTGAGTCGGGTTGCTTCAATGCTTCTTCCAATGGTCCCAGCATAAGCGTCAGAGGAGTACGGAACTCATGACTAACATTGCTAAAAAATACGGTTTTCGCCCGGTCTATTTCGGCTAACATCTCAAGTCTATTTCGCTCTTCTTCGGCGGCTCTGGCGTTCTGAATAGCGTTGGCTACCTGATTGGCTACCAGTTCAAAAAAAGTTCGGTAATCCGAGTCGAGTTGCCGTCCGGGGTTTACGCCCGCAATTAAAACGCCCAGCGGATGATTTTGTCCGGGCGAAATAAGGGGCATCACCATTACTTCGCGGACTGGCTGATCGGCCAGTCCTTTGGGAAGGTCGGTATGATTGGGTATGTATACAACTGTAGATTTACTTGTTTTGATAACGTCGGCCAGTGGCCAGAGCACACTGTTGGTCGATTGGTTTTCCAGATTTACATGGAGTGGGCTGATGGCCTCCTGGCTGGCATTTAGTCGTATAGCCTGTTCCAGCCGGGCCTGATTTCCGATCGGGTCGAGTACATACAGGAGGGCGAACGGAATATCGTCCGGGTTTTTGGCAAGCGTATCGGCTACGGATGCGCAGGCTGCGTCGGCAGCTTTTTCAACGAGGGCCTTAGCGGCTAGTTCCGACAAGGTCCGTAAGCGTCGGGTAGCCAGATTTTTTTCCGTTACTTCGCTACTGGGGCAGAAAAGCCCGGCTACGTTACCCGATTCATCGCGGATTGGGCTGTATGAAAACGAATAATAGGTTTCTTCCAGGTAATCTCCCCGGCTCATAAACAGGCGAACATCGTCAACAAACGTTGCTTTTCCTTCCTGAAAAACTTTATTGGCTAACGGACCACAAAAATCCCAGATTTCGGCCCATACCTGAGCGGCTGGCTGACCCAGAACCCGAGGGTGCTTGGCCAGACTAAGAACCGGAATATAAGCGTCATTGTAGAGAAAAGTAATGTCGGGGCCCCAGCCAATCCACATCGGATGCTGCGAGTTAAGCATCAGATTAACGGATGTTTTCAGGCTTTGAGGCCATTGGTCGATTGGGCCTAGCGGGGTCTTCGACCAATCTATAGCCCGTAGCCGTTCGCCCATTTCTCCTTCACTACTGAGAAAGTCTTCTGAGTGGGTGATTTTATTATTCATGACGCGAGTAGAATAGCGAATCAGTAAAAAAAGCAAGATAGATTGTTTGGGTTTAGTATGGCCAGCATGCCAGGTTGAGTTGTTGTATAACCAGTCTGTCGGGGCACCACAAAACACAACTATTGACTATCTTTCTTGCTAATTACTACGGTTATGGCAAAAAAGCCAGAGGCTCTTTCCGGCCCGCTGAAAATCTTATTAATTGAAGATGATCCTGACGATATTGACCTGTTCGAATATGCTTTTCGGGTCAATGAGCTGTTATGCGATGTCGTAATTCTGGAAGAAGGCGACCAGGTGCTACCATATTTGACCAAGAGCAATAAACGACCCGATGTGGTTGTGCTGGACCTTAATTTACCTAAGGTGCATGGGCGGGATATCTTGAAGCAAATAAAATCAGATGAAGAGCTACAGGCAATTCCGGTTGTGATTTTAACAACCTCTTCGGAGCAGGAAGATAAAGAATATTGCAAAAAAGCCGGAGCAGCCGATTTTTTAACGAAACCTACCGATCTGGAGGGGTTCAAAACAATGGTGTCGACCATAGCCAGGGTGGTCACCGCCTGATGGGTCGACGGTGTTAGCCAGGGAGCCATACATAAACGCGGGAACAACTTTCCTGGGTTGAGAGCTGTTAATTGAGATGATCTGATTTCTGCGACAATAGCGTAATTGTTCTACTGGGCCGAACCGGTTTTCGGGAGATAATTTGAAATTCACGTATGGTGACATCAAGCCCATTGGATACTTTAAGTGCATAGTTTCCTGCTGCTAATTCCATCAGATTCAGGCTCAGTCGGACGGTTGTATCGGCCTGGTCCATAAGTTGTTCAAACAGAACATGCCCGGTAATATCGACCAGATGAACATGTACTTCGCCACCTAGTTCCTTGTTGACATTAACCCGGAGTCGGGTACTATCGGCGGTGATATACGATCCTATTTCGTAGTGAGCGAGTTTGGTTGGGCGTGCTTTCTGGGCCAGTGTCGGCGCAATTGAAACCATCATCGAGAGTACCAGGGTGAGACTTACTGGCAGAAAACCTGAAAAAGCATTCATAACAATGTAGTTTAGAAAAGGAAAAACTAACGAGCCTGATGTTGCTTTTAGAAGTGCAGTATAAAGAGAAGAGCCAGAATGGTAAGTTTGATTAATTAGGTCGAATGGTAGTATTAGTCCATGAATGGCATGGCTATTAGCAGGTATTTAAATTTGTGTATACTAATAGTTTAGTAATGGTTTTTCTTTAGTGAAAGCATTTTTCTTTTATATTTATTAATAAATAAGGTCAATATGGAAAAGTAAGTCCGTATATTTCTAGTGCCGTTAAGTTTCTGATTGCGCCGTGTTCCCATATTTCTCCAGGTTAACTACCTGAACGGGGGCTAGTGAAAACCGAATGGAGGTAGTCTGGTTCTAAATCTGTCAAATAAAAAAGGCAATCCAATCAACCTCGCGCTTTTGGGCAACTTGCTACCGTTTACTATACTAATTTGGGGTAAATGCGCCCTAAGTCTTATTATTATGACAGAATTGGCTAACTGAATTTGTATCTCAAAGAACGTAATGCCTGTTCGATGCCCTCTTTCTGCTGGAAATACTTATATCAAATCTAATTTTTTAGGTTGATAAGCATACAATAATGAAGATAGCGATATGGCATAATCTGCCCAGTGGAGGGGCTAGCAGAGCATTACATCAGCATATCAAAGGATTAGCAGAGCGAGGACATTATATTGAAGTCTGGACCTCATCGCTGGCCGACAGCCAGTTTCTGGATGTCGATTCCTACGTTGCGAAAACACATATTATTCCATTATCTATAGCAACGCGGGTGCGCATCGATTATCTGGACGATATTCGCTCGCTGGCTTATCAGAATAGCACACGAGTTAAACGGATGCTGGCGTTTTGTCAGCAATGCGCTCAGCAGATCGAAGCAGGGCAGTTTGATGTACTGTTTGCCAACTCCTGTCATTATTTTAACATGCCTTTTATTGGGAGGTTCATCAAGAGCATTCCGAAAGTACTTTATCTGGGCGAGCCAAACCGATCGCTATACGAAGCCTACCCCGAACAAAATTGGGCCGCTCCGCCATGCTGGCCCAAATACTGGTATTCGCTGTCGTATTACAAATACGTATGGCGTGATACGATCAGGACTCATCGGGCCCGTGTTCTTGTTCGGGAGGAGGTGGCCAATTATCAGAGCTATACTAAAGTACTCGTAAATTCATTTTATAGTAATGAGAGCCTGCTTCGGGCTTATGGTGGGGGCGGTGATGTCTGTTATCTGGGAATTGACATGGACATGTTCTCATTTATGGACCTGCCCCGCGAACCCTTCGTAATGGGATTAGGATCGTTTCATCCGCCTAAACAACCCGATCTGGCTATTAAAGCTCTGGCGCAGATCGATGCTGCCGAAAGGCCTAAACTCGTTTGGGTTGGTAATATTGGCAATCAGGATTACCTGTCTCAGCTTATCACTCTGAGCGATCAGCTTGGTGTTGTTTTTGAGCCTCGCCAATACGTACCTCACCAGGAGTTACTCCAACTACTCAATACGGCTTCCTGTCTGCTCTATACGTCGGCGCTTGAACCATTTGGTCTGGCTCCACTTGAGGCCAATGCCTGCGGATTGCCGGTAGTAGCTGTTGGCGAAGGCGGAGTGCGGGAAACAATCAACGATGGCTATAATGGCCTGCTGACCAGTCGGCGGCCATCCGAAATTGCGGAAGCCGTTCTGCGGATACTGACTAATCGAAATCTCTTTGAGGGCCTTTCGTCGAACGGACGGCAAATGGTAGCCGATCGGTGGGGAATTGACCAGGCCATTGACCGAATCGAACAGGCACTATTATCGGTTGCCAGTACGGCTAAACGGCCAGGTCGGACAACCTCCTTTGCTGTCCCCAAAAGCGAAAGCAGCTCCGTGCCCTAGTGCCTGCTAGTAGTTGACAGGAGTGCATCAGGTACTTTTT harbors:
- a CDS encoding ATP-binding protein, with product MNNKITHSEDFLSSEGEMGERLRAIDWSKTPLGPIDQWPQSLKTSVNLMLNSQHPMWIGWGPDITFLYNDAYIPVLSLAKHPRVLGQPAAQVWAEIWDFCGPLANKVFQEGKATFVDDVRLFMSRGDYLEETYYSFSYSPIRDESGNVAGLFCPSSEVTEKNLATRRLRTLSELAAKALVEKAADAACASVADTLAKNPDDIPFALLYVLDPIGNQARLEQAIRLNASQEAISPLHVNLENQSTNSVLWPLADVIKTSKSTVVYIPNHTDLPKGLADQPVREVMVMPLISPGQNHPLGVLIAGVNPGRQLDSDYRTFFELVANQVANAIQNARAAEEERNRLEMLAEIDRAKTVFFSNVSHEFRTPLTLMLGPLEEALKQPDSALSTSLHGNIETAYRNAVRLQKLVNTLLDFSRIEAGRMQAHFEALDLALLTEELASSFRSLVESAGMSLYIQCSPVAIGSVYVDREMWEKIILNLLSNAFKYTLAGSITVLLKSLANEVILQIKDTGVGIPSEEMPRLFERFHRVATTRGRTYEGTGIGLSLVKELVLMHGGTITAESQPGVGTTFTVHLPISNVSALPSTPPPSQQVSVRNSQLKAYLTEAHQLLSDDLPQQPLAQGSPSATSSPELVAPSKDVSKCQKILVVDDNVDMRMYIQRLLEPLYQIKTAPEGRSALELIQSEPPDLVLSDIMMPIMDGEQLLRTLKADPVTARIPVMLLSARAGEEAKIDGYTAGADDYLIKPFSANELLARVRAQLSLSQERNRASEQLRSLFEQAPVVMAILGLGPDFVFELANPHYAELVDRSPQQLHGQSLLKALPELAGQGFDQLLAQVTTTGVPYHANEAPVQLIRNSESYTVYLNFVYQPRREANGNITGVLVLATDVTEQVLSRLKIEESEQRYRKLADELEIRVQERTQALSRSNSALERSNFDLMQFASVASHDLKEPLRKIQAFSNILQTQIEDKLSTDELSYFGRITSAASRMQALIDNVLTLSKISQYDLPFEQTDLNALLNRIVEDLEITITEKNARIFREPLPLLEAIPGQMHQLFQNLISNALKFNQSNQPTVTIKAMPLTAQDRHLAHLESTDLVKIRVEDNGIGFDKTYEEKIFGLFQRLHGRIYPGTGIGLAICKKIVEGHHGHIKAESRLGQGTAFDILLPRKQPIQE
- a CDS encoding response regulator: MAKKPEALSGPLKILLIEDDPDDIDLFEYAFRVNELLCDVVILEEGDQVLPYLTKSNKRPDVVVLDLNLPKVHGRDILKQIKSDEELQAIPVVILTTSSEQEDKEYCKKAGAADFLTKPTDLEGFKTMVSTIARVVTA
- a CDS encoding glycosyltransferase family 4 protein, producing the protein MKIAIWHNLPSGGASRALHQHIKGLAERGHYIEVWTSSLADSQFLDVDSYVAKTHIIPLSIATRVRIDYLDDIRSLAYQNSTRVKRMLAFCQQCAQQIEAGQFDVLFANSCHYFNMPFIGRFIKSIPKVLYLGEPNRSLYEAYPEQNWAAPPCWPKYWYSLSYYKYVWRDTIRTHRARVLVREEVANYQSYTKVLVNSFYSNESLLRAYGGGGDVCYLGIDMDMFSFMDLPREPFVMGLGSFHPPKQPDLAIKALAQIDAAERPKLVWVGNIGNQDYLSQLITLSDQLGVVFEPRQYVPHQELLQLLNTASCLLYTSALEPFGLAPLEANACGLPVVAVGEGGVRETINDGYNGLLTSRRPSEIAEAVLRILTNRNLFEGLSSNGRQMVADRWGIDQAIDRIEQALLSVASTAKRPGRTTSFAVPKSESSSVP